A stretch of the Musa acuminata AAA Group cultivar baxijiao chromosome BXJ2-7, Cavendish_Baxijiao_AAA, whole genome shotgun sequence genome encodes the following:
- the LOC135616352 gene encoding uncharacterized protein LOC135616352, which produces MVDTGSSADILYFDAFQKLGLARENLSSMCSALTGFTGDSISPLGAITLALTLGTPPRSKTVMTTFLVVDLPTAYNAILGRPTLNKARVVISTYYQTMKFPTHAGVGEVTGSPRESRWCYLTVVSLHKRARTEPPLEDPREAKKTAPHPEPSGSTIDIPLQIARPDQTVKIGSELPEREQEQLVGLLRENADAFAWSLSDMTGVDPEVVEHHLNIPPDARPVKQKPRRQAPDRQRAIQEEVGRLLAAGFVEEVKYPQWLSNVVLVKKHNGSWRMCVDYTSLNDACPKDCYPLPKIDQLVDATAGHARLSFMDAYSGYNQIRMAPEDREHTAFLTDQGAYFYKVMPFELKNAGAMYQRTVNKMFAHQIGRNMEVYMDDMIVKSQRVGTHLADLAEAFATLRKFGMLLNPTKCAFGVASGKFLGGIDVNPEKVQAIINMQPPRTMKDLQQLNGSLVALSRFLARSGDRCLPFFKALKNSKNFRWTLECEEAFKQVKRHLASLPRLASVSPGEKLGLYLVASPHAVSSVLIKESSGQQLSVYYISHVLGGPEERYPPIEKLALALVLSARKLRPYFQAHTVEVITDQPLRQVLTKFDVAGRLLKWAVELGEHDIRYVPRTAVKAQAVADFITELTQTGDRGLEQTPEAWTLHVDGSDNSRGDGAGLVLLAPDGHSFERSLRFGFKATNNEAEYEALLAGLRLALEMQVAAIRVLTDSQLVAEQLSGGYEARDATMAKYLARVRDLTDKFPYFTLSNIPREENERADALAKLASKPTSEAWPEVEELPNRAIEVAATTPGSAPIMWVQELLRFKRDGTLPLDEAAARRLRRTHAWYTKESGRLYRRSFTYPLLWCLEPDKAQTVLAETQEGVCGEHIGGRTLAHKTLRQGYYWPTMCRDAKAYVQRCGSCQQHARAPRQPAVPLSPIDCVWPFGQWGLDLLGPFPPASGQRKYIIVGVDYFTKWVEAEPLATITERQVEKFVWKNLVTRFGLPKTIITDNGPQFAGGRFWEFCAGHSIQLRFSSVAHPQTNGLAEVTN; this is translated from the exons atggtcgacacggggagctcggccgatatactctacttcgacgccttccagaagctagGCTTGGCCAGGGAGAACCTAAGCTCAATGTGCTCAGCGCTCACCGGgttcacgggagattcaatatcaccCCTGGGGGCTATTACTCTAGCCTTGACTCTGGGGACCCCACCAaggtcgaagacggtgatgaccacttTCCTGGTCGTCGACCTCCCCACTGCTTACAACGCCATACTCGGTCGACCGACCCTCAACAAGGCCAGAGTCGTCATCTCAACCTACTACCAAACCATGAAGTTCCCGACTCATGCTGGAGTCGGAGAAGttacgggaagcccccgagaatccaggtggtgctacctgacCGTCGTTTCTTTGCACAAGAGGGCCAGGACCGAACCACCACTGGAAGATCCGCGGGAAGCAAAAAAGACGGCCCCCCATCCCGAGCCGAGCGGGTCCACCATTGACATTCCTTTGCAAATCGCTCGGCCAGACCAGACGGTCAAGATCGGATCAGAACTGCCCGAGCGGGAACAGGAGCAGCTCGTTGGTCTCCTGCGGGAAAATGCCGATGCCTTCGCCTGGTCCCTATcagacatgacgggcgtcgacccagAGGTCGTAGAGCATCACctcaacatcccacctgacgctcgcccCGTGAAGCAAAAACCCAGGCGCCAGGCCCCTGACCGACAACGCGCCATACAAGAGGAGGTGGGCCGACTCTTAGCAGCAGGCTTCGTAGAAGAAGTCAAATATCCacaatggctgtccaatgtagtcctcgtgaaaaaacacaatggaagctggaggatgtgcgttgactacaccagcctCAACGATGcatgccctaaagactgctaccccctcccaaaaatcgaccaactggtcgatgcCACAGCCGGGCATGCGCGCCTCTCTTTTATGGACGCCTATtcgggatacaaccagatcaggatggcgcccgaagacagaGAACATACCGCTTTCCTCACCGACCAAGGGGCATACTTCTACAAAGTCATGCCATTCGAGCTGAAAAACGCTGGGGCCATGTACCAAAggacggtgaacaagatgttcgcccatcagatcgggaggaacatggaagtctacATGGACGATATGATTGTGAAAAGCCAAAGAGTCGGAacgcaccttgccgacctggccgaggcgTTCGCCACactgcgcaagttcggcatgctgCTCAACCCCACAAAATGCGCTTTCGGCGTGGCCTCCGGCAAATTCCTTGG aggaattgacgtcaATCCCGAGAAGGTGCAGGCGATAATCAACATGCAGCCCCCCCGGACGATGAAAGACCTGCAGCAACTTAACGGAAGTCTTGTCGCCCTGTCTCGTTTTCTCGCTCGATCGGGCGATCGTTGCCTCCcattcttcaaggcgctcaaaaactcgaagaacttccgatggacATTAGAATGCGAGGAGGCTTTCAAGCAAGTAAAGCGACACTTGGCCAGCCTCCCCCGGCTCGCCTCTGTCTCCCCCGGCGAGAAGCTGGGTCTCTATTTGGTGGCCTCACCGCACGCAGTCAGCTCTGTCCTAatcaaggaaagctccggccaacAACTCTCGGTCTACTACATCAGCCACGTCCTGGGTGGACCCGAGGAGCGTTACCCACCGATAGAAAAGCTCGCGCTCGCCCTGGTGCTctcggctcggaagttgcgcccctacttccaggctcacacggtggaggtcatcaccgaccaaccgctTCGGCAGGTCTTAaccaaatttgatgttgcaggacggctcctcaaatgggcggtagagctcggcgagcatgacataagatacgtgcccaggaccgccgTCAAGGCCCAGGCGGTAGCTGACTTCATCACGGAGTTAACTCAGACAGGGGACAGAGGTCTCGAGCAAACCCCCGaagcttggaccctacacgtggacggctcggaCAACTCAAGGGGTGACGGCGCGGGACTGGTTCTCCTCGCCCCTGACGGACACTCATttgagcgctccctccgcttcgggtttaaagcaactaacaacgaggcggagtacgaggcactcctagcaggactaaggctggccctcgagatgcaggtggccgcaatacgcgtcctcaccgactcgcagctcgtGGCCGAACAGCTCAGCGGAGGATACGAAGCTCGGGACgcaaccatggcgaaatacctggcgCGGGTAAGGGACCTAACCGACAAGTTCCCTTACTTCACGTTGTCTAATATTCCGAGGGAGGAGAACGAGCGGgccgacgcgctagctaagctggcgtcaaaGCCAACCTCCGAAGCATGGCCGGAGGTTGAGGAGCTTCCTAATCGCGCCATTGAAGTGGCGGCTACGACCCCAGGCAGTGCACCGATCATGTGGGTACAAGAGCTGCtgcgcttcaagcgggatggaACCCTTCCCCTCGACGAGGCCGCTGCTCGGCGCCTGCGCCGTACGCACGCGTGGTACACCAAGGAGAGCGGTCGGCTCTACAGACGATCCTTTACCTATCCCCTCCTGTGGTGCTTGGAGCCTGACAAAGCCCAGACGGTCCTGGCCGAAACCCAAGAGGGGGTTTGCGGCGAACACATAGGCGGGCGGACCTTGGCACACAAAACactccgccaaggctactactggccgaccatgtgccgggacgcgaaagcTTACGTACAGCGGTGCGGTTCGTGCCAGCAACATGCCCGCGCGCCCCGACAGCCCGCGGTACCGCTCAGCCCGATCGATTGCGTGTGGCCGTTCGGGCAGTGGGGCTTGGACCTACTCGGGCCCTTCCCACCGGCTTCGGGGCAGCGTAAGTACATAATCGTAGGAGTagactacttcacgaagtgggtcgaggccgagccgctgGCAACAATCACGGAACGTCAGGTGGAAAAGTTCGTGTGGAAAAACCTAGTGACCCGTTTCGGGTTGCCCAAGACCATTATTACagacaacggacctcagttcgccggcgGAAGATTTTGGGAATTCTGTGCCGGTCACAGCATCCAACTAAGGTTCagttcggtggcccaccctcagacgaaTGGGCTGGCGGAGGTGACCAACTGA